The following DNA comes from Oncorhynchus keta strain PuntledgeMale-10-30-2019 unplaced genomic scaffold, Oket_V2 Un_contig_20131_pilon_pilon, whole genome shotgun sequence.
atcctctggtcgggtttatagactgacatcatctggtcgggtttatagactgacaacatctggtcgggtttatagactgacatcatctggtcgggtttatagactgacatcatctggtcgggtttatagactgacatcatctggtcgggtttatagactgacatcatctggtcgggtttatagactgacatcatctggtcgggtttacagactgacatcatctggtcgggtttacagACTGacgtcatctggtcgggtttacagACTGACGTCATCTGGTCGCGTTTACAGACTGACGTCATCTGGTCGCGTTTATAGACTGACGTCATCTGGTCGCGTTTATAGACTGACGTCATCTGGTCGCGTTTATAGACTGacgtcatctggtcgggtttatagactgacgtcatctggtcgggtttatagactgacgtcatctggtcgggtttatagactgacgtcatctggtcgggtttatagactgacgtCATCTGGTTCTGTTTATAGACTGACGTCATCTGGTTCTGTTTATAGACTGacgtcatctggtcgggtttatagactgacgtcatctggtcgggtttatagactgacgtcatctggtcgggtttacagACTGacgtcatctggtcgggtttacagACTGacgtcatctggtcgggtttacagACTGACGccatctggtcgggtttacagACTGgcgtcatctggtcgggtttacagACTGacgtcatctggtcgggtttacagACTGacgtcatctggtcgggtttacagACTGacgtcatctggtcgggtttacagACTGacgtcatctggtcgggtttacagACTGacgtcatctggtcgggtttacagACTGacgtcatctggtcgggtttacagACTGacgtcatctggtcgggtttacagACTGacgtcatctggtcgggtttacagACTGacgtcatctggtcgggtttacagACTGACGCCATCTGGTCGGGGTTTACAGACTGacgtcatctggtcgggtttacagACTGacgtcatctggtcgggtttacagACTGacgtcatctggtcgggtttacagACTGACGTCATCTGGTGGGTTTACAGACTGgcgtcatctggtcgggtttgACTGACGTCATCTGGTCGGTTTAAGACTGGCTCATCTGGTGGGTTTACAGACTGgcgtcatctggtcgggtttacagactgacatcatctggttctgtttatagactgacatcatctggttgggtttatagactgacat
Coding sequences within:
- the LOC127920642 gene encoding keratin-associated protein 9-4-like — encoded protein: MASVCKPDQMTSVCKPDQMTSVCKPDQMTSVCKPDQMTSVCKPDQMTSVCKPDQMTSVCKPDQMTSVCKPDQMTSVCKPDQMTSVCKPDQMTPVCKPDQMASVCKPDQMTSVCKPDQMTSVCKPDQMT